From Leptotrichia wadei, one genomic window encodes:
- the rapZ gene encoding RNase adapter RapZ, giving the protein MDKMKKELVIITGMSGAGKSEAMKFFEDREYFCIDNFPINLFQYLNEIFISSGKRNQVAIAIDVRNQEFIEQLTKQLEILDKEEISHTMIYLDARTDVLLSRYELSRRKHPLNMYDTLLANIKAERKIIKDFMVKADLVIDTSTLTVKKLQEVLEKEFSGQRKKISVNLTSFGFKYGIPLDLHLMFDLRFLPNPYYIENLKRKTGNHKEVQDYVMGLPESQEFYKMLLDMLLYLIPKYEKEGKSHLRIGIGCSGGQHRSATFVNKLYDDLSKKMDYHIGKFHREVGDKKEI; this is encoded by the coding sequence ATGGATAAGATGAAAAAAGAATTAGTTATAATAACTGGAATGAGTGGAGCTGGGAAATCTGAGGCGATGAAATTTTTTGAGGATAGGGAATATTTTTGTATTGATAATTTTCCTATTAATTTGTTTCAGTATTTGAATGAAATATTTATTAGCAGTGGAAAAAGAAACCAGGTGGCAATAGCAATAGACGTTAGAAATCAGGAATTTATTGAACAGTTGACAAAACAGCTGGAAATATTGGACAAAGAGGAAATATCTCATACTATGATTTATCTGGATGCAAGAACAGATGTTTTGCTTAGCAGATATGAGCTTTCCAGAAGAAAGCACCCGTTGAATATGTATGACACTTTACTTGCTAATATAAAGGCGGAACGTAAAATTATAAAGGATTTTATGGTAAAAGCTGATTTGGTAATTGATACAAGCACATTGACAGTAAAAAAATTGCAGGAAGTTTTGGAAAAGGAATTTTCAGGACAAAGAAAAAAAATAAGCGTCAATTTAACTTCCTTTGGATTTAAGTATGGAATTCCGCTGGATCTTCACCTGATGTTCGATTTGAGATTTTTGCCAAATCCCTATTACATTGAGAATTTAAAAAGAAAAACTGGAAATCATAAGGAAGTGCAGGATTATGTAATGGGACTTCCAGAAAGTCAGGAATTTTATAAAATGCTTTTAGATATGCTTTTGTACTTAATTCCAAAATATGAAAAGGAAGGAAAATCACATTTACGTATAGGAATTGGATGTTCAGGCGGACAGCATCGTTCAGCCACATTTGTGAATAAACTTTACGATGACCTTTCAAAAAAGATGGATTATCATATTGGAAAATTTCATAGGGAAGTGGGAGATAAAAAGGAAATTTAG
- a CDS encoding FAD-dependent oxidoreductase, producing MDFSLNLGALDEGKLAKIDENKLYDVTVVGSGPAAVSAAIYAARKGLNVAMIGVKIGGQVLDTNEIENIIGTISTTGAKFAQTLEKHLKEYEVAFKEGHLVKEIKEDGKDKILVTDDGKSYKSKTVIIATGAKPRSLNIPGEAEYVGKGVHYCSTCDGPFYKGLDVAVIGGGNSGVEAALDLSGIAKSVTLIEFMPELKADKVLQEKLAEQSNIKVILNSATTKVNGNEFVENIIYKNRETEEEKTLNVEGMFVEVGLSPRSEVVKDLVETNKIGEIVINPENNSTSAAGIFAAGDVTNIKQKQIIIAMGEGAKAALSAFDYLITKY from the coding sequence ATGGATTTTAGCTTAAATCTTGGGGCTTTAGATGAAGGGAAACTGGCAAAAATTGATGAAAATAAACTTTATGATGTAACTGTAGTGGGTTCTGGACCTGCAGCTGTCTCAGCGGCAATCTATGCAGCTAGAAAAGGGCTTAATGTGGCGATGATTGGTGTGAAAATCGGAGGACAAGTTCTTGATACAAATGAAATTGAAAATATTATTGGAACTATTTCGACTACTGGAGCTAAATTTGCCCAAACTTTGGAAAAACATCTGAAGGAATACGAAGTTGCATTTAAAGAAGGACATTTGGTAAAAGAAATAAAGGAAGATGGAAAAGATAAAATTTTAGTAACTGATGATGGAAAAAGTTATAAATCGAAAACTGTTATTATAGCAACTGGAGCAAAACCAAGAAGTCTTAATATTCCAGGAGAAGCCGAATATGTTGGGAAAGGGGTACATTACTGCTCAACTTGTGACGGGCCTTTCTACAAAGGACTGGATGTTGCTGTAATTGGTGGTGGAAATTCAGGTGTTGAAGCGGCTCTTGACCTATCTGGAATTGCAAAATCAGTTACATTAATCGAATTTATGCCTGAATTAAAGGCTGATAAAGTTTTACAGGAAAAATTGGCTGAGCAATCAAACATAAAAGTAATTTTAAATTCTGCAACTACTAAAGTAAACGGAAATGAATTTGTAGAAAATATCATCTACAAAAACAGAGAAACTGAAGAAGAAAAAACATTAAATGTGGAAGGAATGTTTGTAGAAGTGGGATTATCACCTAGAAGTGAAGTCGTAAAAGATTTAGTTGAAACAAACAAAATTGGAGAAATCGTAATCAACCCTGAAAACAACTCAACTTCCGCAGCTGGAATCTTCGCAGCAGGAGATGTTACAAATATCAAGCAAAAACAAATAATCATTGCAATGGGAGAAGGAGCAAAGGCGGCGCTTAGCGCATTTGACTATTTAATTACAAAATATTAA
- the uvrC gene encoding excinuclease ABC subunit UvrC translates to MGEEIKTEKIEKEIKSPVKYKDIPTNPGVYLMKNERGKIIYVGKAKNLQNRVKSYFTNINSHNQKTLELVKNIRDIEFFICKSEVEALILENNLIKKNKPKYNILLKDEKTYPYIKFTKEKFPKVEIVRSTKKLNENAEYFGPYPMGIFFAMKSLIKIFPVRDCNRNMDKITKPCLKYYMKTCPAPCKYKDIEDEYSTNVSNFKNFLKGHSDKVLEMLENRMKQFSDEMEFERAINEREKLAVLKRMLETQIIEYSKEIDEDVFVFEEKRENVFLCVLNIREGKVINKNHIIISMERSQEESLFERLITSYYEKRNIPKHIICDERFVQSEFLIKEWAKIEKHKEVKLHFPKINSRRLQLLEMGYLNLREEVDKYYRKRRMVQEGLHNLKKELRLKSFPYRIDCFDISNIQGKDAVAAMTVAIDGETTPKEYRHFKITVKDTPDDFLMMREALTRRYSKIENEKMPNLILIDGGKGQLGVAVDVLEKLGKMEHTDVIGIAKREEEIFKSYESEPYLFEKTDETLKILQRLRDEAHRFGITHHRKLRSKRNVKSALDDISGIGPKRKKELIKKFGLIKNIRNATLEELMEIVPENIAISIKKNL, encoded by the coding sequence ATGGGAGAAGAAATAAAGACAGAAAAAATAGAAAAAGAAATAAAATCGCCAGTTAAATATAAGGATATTCCCACAAATCCAGGAGTTTACCTGATGAAAAATGAGCGAGGGAAGATTATTTATGTGGGAAAAGCAAAAAATCTTCAAAATAGGGTGAAGTCTTATTTTACAAATATAAATTCGCATAATCAGAAAACGCTGGAATTGGTGAAAAATATTAGGGATATTGAGTTTTTTATCTGTAAATCGGAAGTTGAGGCGCTTATTCTGGAAAATAACCTGATAAAAAAGAATAAGCCAAAATATAATATTTTGTTAAAGGATGAAAAGACTTATCCATATATAAAGTTTACAAAGGAAAAATTTCCAAAGGTGGAAATTGTGAGAAGTACGAAAAAATTAAATGAGAATGCCGAATATTTTGGGCCTTATCCAATGGGAATATTTTTTGCAATGAAATCGCTTATTAAGATATTTCCAGTTCGAGATTGCAACCGAAATATGGATAAAATTACAAAGCCGTGCTTGAAGTATTATATGAAAACTTGCCCCGCACCTTGTAAATACAAAGATATTGAAGATGAATACAGTACGAATGTAAGCAATTTCAAAAACTTTTTGAAGGGACATTCTGATAAAGTTCTTGAAATGCTGGAAAATAGGATGAAACAGTTTAGTGATGAAATGGAATTTGAGCGTGCGATTAACGAGCGTGAAAAATTGGCTGTGTTAAAAAGAATGCTGGAAACACAAATTATCGAATATAGCAAGGAAATTGACGAGGATGTGTTTGTATTTGAGGAAAAAAGAGAAAATGTGTTTTTATGTGTGCTGAACATTCGGGAAGGGAAAGTTATTAATAAAAATCATATAATAATTTCAATGGAAAGAAGCCAGGAAGAAAGCCTTTTTGAGCGGCTGATTACTTCATATTATGAAAAAAGGAATATTCCAAAGCATATTATTTGTGATGAACGATTTGTGCAAAGCGAATTTTTGATAAAGGAATGGGCAAAAATTGAAAAACATAAGGAAGTAAAACTTCATTTTCCAAAGATTAATAGCCGAAGATTGCAGCTTTTGGAAATGGGATATTTGAACTTACGGGAAGAAGTTGATAAATATTACAGAAAACGGCGTATGGTTCAGGAAGGGCTTCATAATTTAAAAAAAGAATTACGGTTAAAAAGTTTTCCTTACAGAATTGACTGCTTTGATATTTCAAATATTCAAGGGAAAGATGCGGTTGCGGCAATGACTGTGGCTATTGATGGGGAAACGACGCCTAAGGAATATAGGCATTTTAAAATTACTGTAAAAGATACGCCAGATGATTTTTTGATGATGAGGGAAGCATTGACACGAAGATATTCTAAAATAGAAAATGAGAAAATGCCCAATCTGATTTTAATTGATGGTGGAAAAGGGCAGCTTGGAGTGGCTGTGGATGTACTGGAAAAACTTGGAAAAATGGAGCATACTGATGTGATTGGAATTGCCAAAAGGGAAGAGGAAATTTTTAAAAGTTATGAAAGTGAGCCGTATTTATTTGAAAAAACAGATGAAACGTTAAAGATTTTGCAAAGATTGCGGGATGAAGCCCATAGATTTGGAATTACACATCATAGAAAATTGAGAAGTAAGAGAAATGTCAAAAGTGCGTTGGATGACATTTCTGGAATTGGACCGAAAAGGAAAAAGGAATTGATAAAAAAATTTGGATTGATAAAAAATATACGAAATGCAACATTAGAGGAACTGATGGAAATTGTGCCAGAAAATATTGCTATTTCTATAAAGAAAAATTTATAA
- a CDS encoding DUF5105 domain-containing protein: MKAKILILLSMLLFVVSCGTHPAQKEFERQMKVIQSGNLSKFGKASGDVTVILDQFSKMYGEGMKKITYKINKVEAKGDTATINVTVKSPDLTPYMSELQNRMSEKLSKAMPKNNEELQNQISELGKEFFNEKFNSKDLKYTEKTLDVKYVKNGKDWEMSDENEEFFKILTFGLMN, from the coding sequence ATGAAGGCTAAAATATTAATTTTATTAAGCATGCTTCTATTTGTAGTAAGTTGTGGAACTCATCCGGCGCAAAAGGAATTTGAGAGACAAATGAAAGTAATACAGTCGGGAAATTTATCAAAATTTGGCAAGGCAAGTGGAGATGTAACGGTTATTTTAGATCAATTTAGTAAAATGTATGGCGAAGGAATGAAAAAAATAACCTACAAAATTAACAAAGTTGAGGCAAAAGGGGATACAGCTACAATTAATGTTACTGTAAAATCTCCTGATTTAACACCTTATATGTCAGAACTTCAAAATAGAATGTCTGAAAAACTTTCAAAGGCTATGCCAAAAAATAACGAAGAACTGCAAAATCAAATATCAGAACTTGGAAAAGAATTTTTTAATGAAAAATTTAATAGCAAGGATTTGAAATATACAGAAAAAACTTTGGATGTTAAGTATGTAAAAAATGGAAAAGATTGGGAAATGAGCGATGAAAATGAAGAATTTTTCAAAATCTTAACTTTTGGGCTTATGAACTAG
- a CDS encoding ABC transporter ATP-binding protein, producing the protein MSEYILEMKNIRKEFLGGKIVANDDITLKVKKGEIHAIVGENGAGKSTLMKILNGLYSPTSGEIFYKGEKIDIDSPTTAANLGIGMVYQHFMLVDTLTVAENMVLGFEPKKGGIFFDLNTARKQVREVSEKYGLNIDPDAKVSDLSVGIHQRIEILKVLFKGAELLVFDEPSAVLTPQEVKELYEIMRNLIKEGKTIIFISHKLQEVLDLSDNITVIRRGSDVGELKTKEATKEKIANLMVGRVVLFEVKRPDVKLGNVVVKVENLTVKRGGIEKVKGVSFEIREGEVLGIAGVQGNGQTELIEALAGLAKVDSGTYFIDNDELENKTPKLIKEKGLSHIPEDRHKRATIDDFTVEENMALGLQDQYSKGALLDYSEIEKKTNEYIEKYDIRPTDGKIKFGGLSGGNQQKVVVARELERENKFIIAAQPTRGVDIGAIEMIHNTILNEKTEKKAIMLVSAELSEIMALSDRIAVMYSGEIVGILDRKDATTEKLGILMAGGKIDD; encoded by the coding sequence ATGAGCGAATATATTTTGGAGATGAAAAATATACGGAAGGAATTTTTAGGCGGGAAGATTGTTGCAAATGATGATATTACGCTGAAGGTTAAAAAGGGGGAGATTCATGCAATTGTTGGGGAAAATGGGGCTGGGAAATCCACGCTTATGAAGATTTTGAACGGGCTATATTCTCCGACTTCTGGTGAGATTTTTTACAAGGGGGAGAAAATTGACATTGACAGTCCTACAACTGCGGCAAATTTAGGAATTGGAATGGTTTATCAGCATTTTATGCTGGTTGACACGTTGACAGTTGCTGAAAATATGGTTTTAGGATTTGAGCCTAAAAAAGGTGGAATATTTTTTGACTTGAATACTGCTAGAAAGCAGGTCAGGGAAGTTTCTGAAAAGTATGGTCTGAATATTGATCCAGATGCGAAAGTGTCAGATTTATCTGTCGGGATTCATCAAAGAATTGAGATTTTGAAAGTGTTGTTTAAAGGGGCGGAACTTCTGGTATTTGATGAGCCAAGTGCAGTGCTGACTCCGCAGGAAGTGAAGGAGCTTTATGAGATTATGAGAAATCTTATAAAGGAAGGGAAAACAATTATTTTTATTTCGCATAAATTGCAGGAAGTGCTTGATTTATCTGACAATATTACGGTTATTCGACGTGGAAGCGATGTTGGAGAATTGAAAACTAAGGAAGCTACGAAGGAAAAGATTGCCAATCTTATGGTTGGGCGTGTTGTGCTGTTTGAAGTTAAGAGACCTGATGTGAAATTGGGAAATGTGGTTGTGAAAGTTGAGAATTTGACTGTGAAAAGAGGAGGAATTGAGAAAGTTAAGGGTGTTTCGTTTGAAATCCGTGAAGGTGAAGTGCTGGGAATAGCTGGAGTACAGGGAAATGGACAGACTGAACTTATTGAGGCTTTGGCAGGACTTGCAAAAGTTGATAGCGGAACATATTTTATAGATAATGATGAGCTGGAAAACAAGACGCCAAAACTTATTAAGGAAAAGGGGCTTTCCCACATACCTGAAGACAGACACAAAAGGGCAACTATTGATGATTTTACAGTGGAAGAAAATATGGCCTTGGGACTTCAGGATCAGTATTCTAAGGGAGCATTGCTGGATTATAGTGAAATTGAGAAAAAAACTAATGAATATATAGAAAAATATGATATTAGGCCAACAGATGGGAAAATCAAGTTTGGCGGGCTGTCTGGTGGAAATCAGCAGAAAGTCGTAGTAGCAAGGGAGCTGGAACGTGAAAATAAATTTATTATTGCGGCACAGCCTACAAGGGGAGTCGATATTGGTGCGATTGAGATGATTCATAATACAATTTTAAATGAAAAAACTGAGAAAAAGGCTATAATGCTTGTTTCGGCTGAGTTATCGGAAATAATGGCATTAAGTGATAGAATTGCAGTGATGTATTCAGGAGAAATTGTAGGAATTTTGGATAGAAAAGATGCAACAACAGAAAAATTAGGAATATTAATGGCAGGAGGGAAAATAGATGATTAA
- a CDS encoding DnaJ domain-containing protein: MKTLIRLIQFVLSEIAELCSLISLTIMAIGFYTILPILVFFALLAFIFAGNWSWLLGVLIYVLIACAVFLIFKAIPEFLNFILGILLNERGENKKIYKKYEQWFESARDQEYERRRKAQEEYQKQQDREKQYWKEKSQEYSYYRHQQEYSREQYERKNNGYSNFDYQSTNDGGIIQKFEEYLDILKIDKNGEINEDIIKKAYKKEIIKVHPDRNSDPDANAKTQKLNDIKEFLDNQLEYYLMQRRKGQ, encoded by the coding sequence GTGAAAACCTTAATAAGATTAATACAGTTTGTATTAAGTGAAATTGCTGAATTATGCAGTTTAATTTCATTGACAATAATGGCTATAGGATTTTACACGATATTGCCAATTTTAGTATTTTTTGCTCTTCTTGCTTTTATTTTTGCTGGAAACTGGAGCTGGCTCTTAGGTGTTCTTATTTACGTTCTAATTGCTTGTGCAGTTTTTCTGATTTTTAAAGCCATTCCAGAATTTTTGAATTTTATTTTAGGAATTCTTCTGAATGAAAGAGGAGAAAATAAAAAAATTTACAAAAAATATGAGCAATGGTTTGAAAGCGCAAGGGATCAAGAATACGAAAGAAGAAGAAAAGCTCAGGAAGAATATCAGAAGCAGCAGGACAGGGAAAAACAGTACTGGAAAGAAAAATCCCAAGAATACTCATACTATAGACATCAACAGGAATACTCAAGGGAGCAGTATGAAAGGAAAAATAACGGCTATTCAAATTTTGATTACCAAAGCACAAATGATGGAGGAATTATCCAGAAATTTGAAGAATATCTAGATATTTTGAAAATTGATAAAAATGGAGAAATAAATGAAGACATAATAAAAAAGGCATATAAAAAGGAAATAATTAAAGTGCATCCAGATAGAAATTCAGATCCAGATGCTAATGCTAAAACTCAAAAATTAAATGATATAAAGGAATTTTTAGATAACCAGCTGGAATATTATCTAATGCAAAGGAGAAAAGGACAATGA
- a CDS encoding ABC transporter permease: MIKNKIKDFLPSIIAVLIALIIGGVIMMTKGVNPFTAYIDMMRAAFYQPYPRSPLFSGLANTLFIATPLIFSALATMVAFKAGLFNIGMQGQMIAGGLAATFWAITFKNYVFGNVLVVIIVAVIAGFLWAGIAGFLRAKFGVSEVISTIMLNYIMLELQNFLLNGPLKDPTSQNTQSPRVFEGARLPLLFANITRQNLNFGFIIAILLTIGIFFFFKYFKKGYEIKAVGQSDTVAENAGINPKYIMFLAMGIAGACAGLGGAERVLGGASEYSYTELIMGDYGFTGLAVALLGKNNPFGILVAAIFYAALEVGGQMLQQRYQIDKEIVFIIQALIIIFVASENLFKFVLNKKKAV, translated from the coding sequence ATGATTAAAAATAAGATAAAGGATTTTCTACCATCTATAATTGCAGTATTAATCGCATTAATTATTGGTGGAGTAATAATGATGACAAAGGGTGTAAATCCGTTTACAGCCTACATTGATATGATGCGGGCGGCTTTTTATCAGCCTTATCCAAGATCTCCATTATTTAGTGGACTTGCAAATACATTATTTATCGCAACTCCGTTAATATTTTCTGCACTTGCAACAATGGTAGCCTTTAAAGCGGGATTATTTAATATAGGAATGCAAGGACAGATGATTGCTGGAGGATTAGCGGCAACTTTTTGGGCAATTACATTTAAAAATTATGTTTTTGGAAATGTGCTTGTTGTAATAATTGTGGCTGTAATTGCTGGATTTTTGTGGGCTGGAATAGCAGGATTTTTGCGGGCAAAATTTGGAGTAAGTGAAGTAATCAGTACAATTATGTTAAATTATATTATGCTAGAATTACAAAATTTCCTATTAAATGGGCCTTTAAAGGATCCAACTTCACAAAATACACAATCTCCCCGTGTTTTTGAAGGGGCAAGATTACCGTTACTTTTTGCAAATATTACAAGACAAAACTTAAATTTTGGTTTTATAATCGCAATTCTTTTGACAATAGGGATATTTTTCTTTTTTAAATATTTCAAAAAAGGATATGAAATAAAAGCAGTCGGACAAAGTGATACAGTTGCTGAAAATGCGGGAATTAATCCAAAATATATCATGTTTTTAGCGATGGGAATCGCTGGAGCTTGTGCTGGACTTGGTGGAGCTGAACGTGTTTTAGGAGGAGCTTCAGAATATTCATACACTGAACTTATAATGGGAGATTACGGATTTACAGGACTTGCGGTAGCACTTCTTGGAAAAAATAATCCATTTGGAATATTAGTTGCGGCAATATTTTATGCGGCACTTGAAGTTGGGGGACAAATGTTGCAGCAAAGATATCAGATTGATAAGGAAATTGTATTTATTATACAAGCATTAATCATCATTTTTGTAGCATCAGAAAATTTATTTAAATTTGTGCTTAATAAAAAGAAAGCAGTGTAA